One genomic segment of Hemiscyllium ocellatum isolate sHemOce1 chromosome 49, sHemOce1.pat.X.cur, whole genome shotgun sequence includes these proteins:
- the LOC132837376 gene encoding histone H1-like gives MSDSAAAETAPPASAPTKAKAPKKKVAVPRKRTPGPRLGELILRVVGDIKDRKGASLSAVKKALERSGIDVEKRKVQIKMSIRRCLANGSLVLVKGQGVSGSFKLPKNPVKAKAGKKAGTSVAAKKPAGKKSPAKKATAKKSQAKKATVKKSSAKKAIAKKPQAKKAIAKKSQAKKASGKKTAPPKKAVSKAAPKKRTPVKKVKETKGPKAPKPLSKPAKSKAKPKAKVTKTAAKK, from the coding sequence ATGAGCGACAGTGCAGCCGCCGAAACGGCTCCTCCAGCTTCTGCTCCCACCAAAGCCAAGGCTCCCAAGAAGAAGGTGGCAGTTCCCAGGAAAAGAACACCCGGTCCCAGGTTGGGAGAGCTGATTCTGAGGGTTGTCGGGGATATCAAGGATCGCAAAGGGGCGTCTCTGTCCGCTGTAAAGAAGGCGCTGGAGAGAAGCGGGATCGATGTGGAGAAGCGGAAGGTCCAGATTAAGATGAGTATCAGGAGGTGCCTGGCGAACGGCTCCCTTGTTCTGGTCAAGGGTCAGGGCGTCTCCGGCTCTTTCAAACTCCCTAAGAATCCAGTCAAGGCAAAAGCGGGAAAGAAGGCGGGAACATCAGTGGCCGCCAAGAAACCGGCTGGGAAGAAATCACCGGCCAAGAAGGCGACAGCGAAGAAATCTCAGGCCAAGAAAGCGACAGTCAAGAAATCCTCAGCCAAGAAGGCGATAGCCAAGAAACCCCAGGCCAAGAAGGCGATAGCCAAGAAATCCCAGGCCAAGAAGGCGAGCGGCAAAAAGACGGCACCGCCAAAGAAAGCGGTGAGCAAAGCAGCGCCAAAGAAACGGACTCCGGTGAAGAAGGTGAAAGAGACCAAGGGCCCTAAAGCCCCCAAACCCCTCAGCAAACCGGCTAAAAGCAAGGCCAAGCCCAAAGCGAAAGTGACCAAGACAGCAGCAAAAAAATGA